DNA sequence from the Sphingomonas taxi genome:
AATATGTGCGAGCCTTCACTGCGACCGGTGGCGGCGCTGACTATCACGACCAGACCGGGGCGCATTGGATCGACGATCATATCGCAACGCCGATGAGCCGGTATCCCGAATACCGGGAGTCACGACGCAGCTTCGGGATCAACGTGCTTGGCACTTTGGTCGTTGAGATCGAAGCTGACGACGGCACCATCGGGTTTGCGGTCACGACCGGCGGGGAGCCCGCCTGCTACATCGTTGAGAAGCACCTCGCGCGCTTTCTGGAGGGTCGAAATCCCGCCGACTACGAGAAGATCTGGGACCAGATGTACTTCTCGACGCAATATTACGGGCGCAAGGGGCTGGTCGTAAACGCGATCTCCGGAGTCGATCTGGCCCTATGGGACCTGCTGGGCAAATTGCGGGGCGAGCCGGTGCATCAACTGCTCGGCGGTCCCGTCCGCGACGAGCTGCAGTTCTACGCGACCGGCGCTCGCCCGGATGTTGCGAAGGAACTGGGCTTCATCGGCGGCAAGATGCCGCTGCACCACGGCCCGGCCGAGGGGTTGGAAGGACTGCACAAGAACGTCGCGATGCTGGCCGACATGCGGGCGAAGGTCGGCGACGACTTCTGGCTGATGTACGATTGCTGGATGGCGCTCGACGTAGATTATGCCACGCGTCTGGCGATCGCGTGCCACGAGCACGGCCTGAAATGGCTCGAGGAAGCAATCAGCCCGGATGACTATTGGGGCTATGCCGAATTGAAGCGCAACGTGCCCAAGGGCATGCTGGTCACGACCGGCGAACATGAGGCGACCCGCTGGGGCTTCCGCATGCTGCTCGAGATGGACTGTTGCGACATCATACAGCCCGATGTCGGCTGGTGCGGTGGCGTGACCGAGCTGCTCAAGATCAGCGCACTGGCCGATGCCAAGGGCAAGATGGTCGTGCCGCATGGCTCGTCGGTCTACAGCTATCATTTCGTCATCACGCGCCACAATTCACCGTTCGCCGAGTTCCTGATGATGCATCCGGGGCCGACCGAAGTGGTGCCGATGTTCGCACCGCAACTACTCGGCGAACCCGTACCCGTGAACGGTCGGATCAAGGCCAGCCAGCTCGACAAACCTGGGTTCGGTGTCGAGCTCAACCGCGACGTTCCTCTCAACCGTCCCTACACACACTGAGGTTCTTCCCATGAAATTCTGTCGTTACGGCGCCAAGGGCGACGAGAAGCCGGGTCTGGTCGACGATGAGGGCCAGATCCGTGATTTATCGGGGCATGTCGCCGACATCTCGATCGCCGCGCTTAATCAGCTGAGCTCCGTCGACGTCGCGTCGCTACCGATCGTCGATGGCACGCCTCGCTACGGCGTACCGATCGCCGGGATCGGCAAGATCGTCGCGATCGGTCTCAACTACCGTGACCATGCGATTGAATCGAACCTGCCGATCCCGACCGAACCGATGATGTTCATGAAGCCGCTGTCCAGCCTGACCGGCCCGAACGACGCCGTCATGCTGCCCAAGGCAGCAACGCATGGCGACTGGGAGGTCGAGCTCGGGGTGATCATCGGCAAGACTTGCCGCTATGTCGACAAGGTTGAAGCCCTCGACCATGTCGCCGGCTACGTTCTTGCGAACGACGTCTCGGAACGGTTCAACCAGAAGCAGCGCGGCACGCAGTGGTCGAAGGGCAAGGGACATGACACGTTCTGCCCGGTCGGCCCATGGCTGGTCACCCCCGACGAAGTCGGCAGTCCGCAGGATCTCGACATGACTCTCGAGGTCAATGGCGTACGGATGCAGACGGGCAACACCAGGACGATGATCTTCCCGGTCGACGAATTGATCGCCTATGTCAGCGAGTATGTGACGCTCGAACCCGGCGACCTGCTCATCACGGGCACGCCCCCCGGGGTCGGCGAGGGCAAGAAGCCCGAAGCGATCTTTCTGAAGCCCGGCGACACGATGCACCTGAAGATCGCCAGGCTCGGCGAGCAGACGCAGGATGTGGTCGCTTGGCAGCATCCCCGTACAGGCGCCGCGGCGTGACCGTCTTTGCGGGTCGGTTCGCAGGGCGGACCGCGATCGTCACGGGCGGTGCCTCGGGGCTGGGCAAGGCCGTCGCGGCACGCATCGTTGCGGAAGGCGGGACGGTCGCGCTGTGGGACCTGAATGCGGAGGCCCTGTCGGCGGTACGCGACGAAATCCAGGCAACGCATGTCGAGGCCGTGGACGTCGCCGACCTCGTTGCTGTCGAGGCGGCCGCACGCGCGACGCACGCGGCACTCGGGAAGATCGACATCCTCGTGTGTTCGGCTGGGATCACGGGCGCGACCGCTCCAGTGCACGAGTTTCCCATCGACAGCTGGCTTCAGGTCGTGGGCGTCAATCTTAATGGCCTGTTCTACTGCAACCGGACGATCGTGCCGATGATGCTCACGAACGGCTATGGCCGGATCGTCAATCTGTCGTCGGTCGCCGGCAAGGAAGGCAACCCCAACGCCAGCGCCTATTCGGCGACCAAGGCGGCGGTGATCGGCCTGACCAAGTCTCTTGGCAAGGAACTGGCTGGCAAGGGCGTGATTGCGAACGCGCTGACGCCCGCCACGTTCGAAAGCCCGATCCTTGCCCAGCTGCCGCAAAGTCAGGTCGATTACATGCGGTCGAAAATTCCGATGGGCCGCCTTGGCGAGATCGAGGAATCCGCTGCGATGGTCTGCTTCATGGCCAGCGAGGAATGCAGTTTCACCACCGCATCGACGTTCGATACGTCCGGAGGCCGCACAACTTTCTGAACGGCACCATTTCAAGGACGGCGCGGCCGTCCGAGCAAACGTATCGCGACCCGGCATACCGGGCGTTCCGGGAGAGGATACACCATGCACGACATTCCCTTCGTCGATGCCCATGTCCATTTCTGGGATCTGGCACGGCTTCGTTACCCCTGGCTGACACCGCCCTTTGCGGACGACGGCCCCAACGGCTCGGTCGAGGCGATTGCGCAGACCTACCTACCGGCTGATTATCGCCGCGACGCCGCCCGGTGGAACGTCGCTGGCGTCGTTCACGTCGAGGCGGGCGCCGACCCCGCACATGCCGCCGCGGAAACCACTTGGCTCGAGCAGCTCGACGACGGCCCTGCCGGTATCGTCGCCTATGCGGCGCTGAACGATCCCGACCTGGAACCGCTGCTCGAAGCCCATCGCACGCATGGCCGGGTCCGCGGCGTGCGCCATATCGTCAACTGGCACGCGAACCCGCAGCTCAGCTACACCGATCGCGAGATGACGGACGACCCGGCGTGGCAGCACGGGTTCGCCCTGCTCGCGAAATACGGTTTGTCGTTCGACCTTCAGGCGTACCCCGCACAGTTTGCCGGGCTGGCGCGTACCTTGGCAAGATCGCCCGACACGCAAGTCGTGATCAATCATCTGGGCATGCCCGTCACAAGCGATCCGGACGGACGCGCAGCCTGGGCAAATGGCTTGCGTCAGCTCGCCGATCTTCCAAACGTCGCGATCAAGATTTCCGGGTTCGGGTTCGTACAGCGACCCTGGACGACCGACGAGGCGCGTCCCTGGATCCTGGAGGCGCTCGACCTGTTCGGCACGGACCGCGCCTGCGTGGCCAGCGACTTTCCGACCGACGGGTTGTTCGGCACGTTCGACGCAACCCTGGGCGCCTATGCGGCAATCCTCGCGCCGTTTTCGGCGGACGAACGTCGCGCGCTGTGGGGCGGCAACGCCAATCGCATCTATCGCCTCGGACTCGAACTCAAGGATCGCGACAATGGGTAATCCACTCGTCGGCGTCGCCTATCACTGGCTTGGCGGACTTGCATCCGCGAGCTTCTATGTTCCCTATCGCGGCGTGCGCCGTTGGTCGTGGGAGATCTTCTGGCTCACTGGCGGACTGTTCTCATGGCTGTTCGCGCCCTGGCTTTTCGCAAGCGTGATGACCAATGACCTGCTCGGCGTCATCGCCGCGACGCCGCCCATGACGATCTTCTGGTGCGTCGCGTTCGGCGTGCTGTGGGGGTTCGGCGGACTGACCTACGGCCTCACGATGCGCTACCTCGGGCTCTCGCTCGGCATGGCGGTCGTGCTGGGACTGTCGACGGTCTTCGGCACACTCATCCCGCCGATCTTCGCAGGCGATCTCAGCGCGAAGCTGTTCGATACGGTATCCGGAAACGTCATCCTCGTCGGTTTGTTCGTGACGCTTGCGGGCATCATCGTCGTCGCGCTTGCCGGGGCGTGGAAGGACGCGTCGCTGCCCGCCGAACAGAAGGCCGCGACGATCGCGGAGTTCGCTTTCCACAAGGGCGTGGCGGTCGCCATCTTCTCAGGCATCATGTCGAGTTGCTTCGCCTTCGGGCTGGCGGCGGGTGAGCCTGTAAAGGCGCTGTCCGCTGCGGCCGGCACGGGGCCATTGTGGACGGGCCTGCCCACGCTGTGCCTCGTCATGTTCGGCGGCCTGCTGACCAACGCGGTATGGTGCACGATCCTGATCATCCGCAATCGTTCGGCGGGCCAATGGGTCGGCCGCTTCGGTGCAGCGCCGGACGATGCAACTGCCACCATCGAAGGCGCTCGACCTCCGTTGCTAGCCAACTTCCTGCTCTGTGCGCTGGGCGGGACTCTCTGGTACTTTCAGTTCTTCTTCTACACGATGGGCGAAAGCCAGATGGGGCGCTTCGGCTTCTCGTCATGGACGCTTCACATGGCCTCGATCATCATCTTCGGCACTTTGTGGGGCTTTGCCCTGCGTGAGTGGCGCGACGCGGCCACTCGAATTCGTGCCACCGTCTGGGCGGGCGTCGCCCTGCTCGTCCTCGCCACCGTCATCATCGGCTACGGCAACAGCCTCGCGTCCTGAAGGAACGAACCATGCGCCTGCGCTCCTCTCTTCCCGTGTTCCTGCTGCTCGCAGGGACGATATTGACCGGCACGGCGAGCGCGCAGGACGTGGCGTCGCCCACGCCCGTCGCCCTGCCCGCTTCCCCTACTCCTGCGGGCGACACGCTGCGGCAGGGCTTCCTTGCCCCTCCGGAGTCGGCGCGCCCTCGTGTCTGGTGGCATTGGTTGAGCGGCAACGTGTCGCGCGACGGGATCACGAAGGATCTCGAATGGATGAAGCGCATCGGCGTCGCCGGGGCCATGATGTTCGACGGGGACATGGGCGCGCCCAAGATCGTGCCCGAGCGTGTGACGGTGCTGAGCCCGCAATGGTTCGGCAATTTGCAGTTCGCAGCCTCGGAGGCCGACCGGCTGGGCCTGGAGTTCGCCATGGCTGCCGCGCCGGGGTGGAGCGAGACCGGTGGTCCCTGGGTCAAACCCGAATGGGGCATGAAGAAGTTCGTCTGGAGCGAGACGCGGATTGCCGGCGGCCGGCACCCCGGTAAGCTTGCCCCGCTTCCCGCCAATGCCGGACCGTTCCAGGCGATGGCAAAGCATGATTTCACGGGCAAAGCGCAGACGGGCGGGCCGGTGTTGGCGCGTGACGTCGCCGTCCTCGCCTTCCGCACACCAGGGGGCGACGTGTCGCTTGGCTCGCTTGCGCCCAGCATAACCACGAATGCCCCTGCGATCGAAACCGCGAAGCTGGTCGATGGTGATACCGAGCACGGCATCACCCTTCCCTCGCCCACGCCCGGCGCGCCGACCTGGGTGCGCTATGACTTTGCGGCGCCGGCGACGATCCGCGCGCTCACCTATGTCGGTTCGGTCGGTGGACGCTTTGCAGATGGGCCGCAAGGTCGGGTCGAGGCGAGCGACGACGGCACGACATGGCGTTCGATCCGCACCTTGGTCGGGCAGGCGCACAACCCCGCGCCGCAGCGTACCTTCGCGTTCCCTGCGACGACCGCCCGGCATTTCCGCGTCGTATTCGACCGCGCCGAAGTGTCGCGCAATCCCTGGCCGCAGGCTCCCGGCATCACGCTTGCCGAACTCGCACTCGTACCAGGCGCGCGTGTCGATCTCTTCGAGGATCGAGCTGGTTTCGGCGTGATCGCGGATGCCGATGCAGTGCGGACGCCCGACGTCGCGGCATCGGCAGCGATCCAATCGGCCGACATCCTCGATTTGACCAACCGACTGCGCCCAGACGGTACACTCGACTGGACGGCACCCGCCGGTAACTGGACGATATTGAGGGCCGGCTGGTCACTGACCGGCGAGGTCAACCATCCTGCCACGCCAGAGGGCACCGGGCTGGAAGTCGACAAGCTGAACGCCACCCATGTCCGGGCACATCTCGACGCGTACATGGCGCCCGTCATCAAGACCTTGGGACCACTTGTCGGTGACCGTGGCCTCCGGTATCTGCTGACCGACAGTTGGGAGGCCGGTCAGGAAAACTGGACCGAGCCGATGCCGGACGAGTTCATGCGTCGTCGCGGCTATACG
Encoded proteins:
- the rhmD gene encoding L-rhamnonate dehydratase, yielding MALPKIKYVRAFTATGGGADYHDQTGAHWIDDHIATPMSRYPEYRESRRSFGINVLGTLVVEIEADDGTIGFAVTTGGEPACYIVEKHLARFLEGRNPADYEKIWDQMYFSTQYYGRKGLVVNAISGVDLALWDLLGKLRGEPVHQLLGGPVRDELQFYATGARPDVAKELGFIGGKMPLHHGPAEGLEGLHKNVAMLADMRAKVGDDFWLMYDCWMALDVDYATRLAIACHEHGLKWLEEAISPDDYWGYAELKRNVPKGMLVTTGEHEATRWGFRMLLEMDCCDIIQPDVGWCGGVTELLKISALADAKGKMVVPHGSSVYSYHFVITRHNSPFAEFLMMHPGPTEVVPMFAPQLLGEPVPVNGRIKASQLDKPGFGVELNRDVPLNRPYTH
- a CDS encoding fumarylacetoacetate hydrolase family protein, with product MKFCRYGAKGDEKPGLVDDEGQIRDLSGHVADISIAALNQLSSVDVASLPIVDGTPRYGVPIAGIGKIVAIGLNYRDHAIESNLPIPTEPMMFMKPLSSLTGPNDAVMLPKAATHGDWEVELGVIIGKTCRYVDKVEALDHVAGYVLANDVSERFNQKQRGTQWSKGKGHDTFCPVGPWLVTPDEVGSPQDLDMTLEVNGVRMQTGNTRTMIFPVDELIAYVSEYVTLEPGDLLITGTPPGVGEGKKPEAIFLKPGDTMHLKIARLGEQTQDVVAWQHPRTGAAA
- a CDS encoding SDR family NAD(P)-dependent oxidoreductase translates to MTVFAGRFAGRTAIVTGGASGLGKAVAARIVAEGGTVALWDLNAEALSAVRDEIQATHVEAVDVADLVAVEAAARATHAALGKIDILVCSAGITGATAPVHEFPIDSWLQVVGVNLNGLFYCNRTIVPMMLTNGYGRIVNLSSVAGKEGNPNASAYSATKAAVIGLTKSLGKELAGKGVIANALTPATFESPILAQLPQSQVDYMRSKIPMGRLGEIEESAAMVCFMASEECSFTTASTFDTSGGRTTF
- a CDS encoding amidohydrolase family protein encodes the protein MHDIPFVDAHVHFWDLARLRYPWLTPPFADDGPNGSVEAIAQTYLPADYRRDAARWNVAGVVHVEAGADPAHAAAETTWLEQLDDGPAGIVAYAALNDPDLEPLLEAHRTHGRVRGVRHIVNWHANPQLSYTDREMTDDPAWQHGFALLAKYGLSFDLQAYPAQFAGLARTLARSPDTQVVINHLGMPVTSDPDGRAAWANGLRQLADLPNVAIKISGFGFVQRPWTTDEARPWILEALDLFGTDRACVASDFPTDGLFGTFDATLGAYAAILAPFSADERRALWGGNANRIYRLGLELKDRDNG
- the rhaT gene encoding L-rhamnose/proton symporter RhaT, translated to MGNPLVGVAYHWLGGLASASFYVPYRGVRRWSWEIFWLTGGLFSWLFAPWLFASVMTNDLLGVIAATPPMTIFWCVAFGVLWGFGGLTYGLTMRYLGLSLGMAVVLGLSTVFGTLIPPIFAGDLSAKLFDTVSGNVILVGLFVTLAGIIVVALAGAWKDASLPAEQKAATIAEFAFHKGVAVAIFSGIMSSCFAFGLAAGEPVKALSAAAGTGPLWTGLPTLCLVMFGGLLTNAVWCTILIIRNRSAGQWVGRFGAAPDDATATIEGARPPLLANFLLCALGGTLWYFQFFFYTMGESQMGRFGFSSWTLHMASIIIFGTLWGFALREWRDAATRIRATVWAGVALLVLATVIIGYGNSLAS